One Brassica napus cultivar Da-Ae chromosome C2, Da-Ae, whole genome shotgun sequence DNA window includes the following coding sequences:
- the LOC106347727 gene encoding protein AUXIN SIGNALING F-BOX 2, whose amino-acid sequence MNYFPDEVIEHVFDFVTSHKDRNSISLVCKSWFKIERYSRQNVFIGNCYSISPERLLRRFPCFKSLTLKGKPHFADFNLVPHGWGGFVQPWIEALARSRVGLEELRLKRMVVTDEGLELLSRSFVNFKSLVLVSCEGFSTDGLASIASNCRHLRDLDLQENEIDDHRGQWLSCFPETYTSLVTLNFACLEGETNLVALERLVARSPNLRSLKLNRAVPLDALARLMACAPQIVDLGVGSYEDEQDSESCLKLQAAIRKCTSLRSLSGFLEAAPHCLSAFHPVCHNLTSLNLSYAAEIHGSHLIKLIEHCKKLQRLWILDSIGDKGLEVVASTCKELQELRVFPTDLHGGGNTAVTEDGLVAISAGCPKLHSILYFCQQMTNAALITVARNCPNFIRFRLCILEPHKPDHVTSQPLDEGFGAIVQACKNLKRLSVSGLLTDQVFLYIGMFATQLEMLSIAFAGDTDKGMLYVLNGCKKMRKLEIRDSPFGDAALLADVNKYETMRSLWMSSCEVTLGGCKRLARKAPWLNVEIINENDNNRMEENGYEGRQKVDNKLYLYRTVVGTRVDAPPFVWIL is encoded by the exons atgaacTACTTCCCAGATGAAGTGATAGAGCACGTCTTCGACTTCGTTACATCTCATAAAGACAGGAACTCAATATCTCTGGTATGCAAATCTTGGTTCAAGATCGAGAGATACAGCAGACAGAACGTGTTCATCGGAAACTGTTACTCGATAAGCCCCGAGAGGCTACTCAGGAGGTTTCCTTGTTTCAAGTCCTTAACCTTGAAAGGGAAGCCTCACTTCGCTGACTTCAACTTGGTTCCTCACGGATGGGGAGGCTTTGTGCAGCCTTGGATCGAGGCTTTAGCGAGAAGCCGCGTGGGGCTAGAGGAGCTGAGGTTGAAGCGTATGGTTGTGACTGACGAGGGCTTGGAGCTGCTTTCGCGTTCCTTTGTGAATTTTAAGTCTTTGGTGCTTGTTAGCTGTGAAGGGTTTAGTACTGATGGTTTAGCCTCCATTGCATCCAACTGCAG GCATCTACGAGATCTGGACTTGCAAGAGAATGAAATTGATGATCACAGAGGTCAATGGCTAAGCTGTTTCCCAGAGACTTACACATCTCTTGTCACGTTGAACTTTGCGTGTCTAGAAGGTGAAACCAATCTGGTGGCATTAGAGAGGCTAGTTGCAAGGTCTCCAAACCTGAGGAGTCTGAAGCTAAACCGTGCAGTGCCGCTTGATGCATTGGCGAGGTTGATGGCGTGTGCGCCGCAGATAGTTGACTTAGGAGTAGGGTCTTATGAGGATGAGCAAGATTCAGAGTCTTGTCTGAAGCTCCAGGCCGCTATAAGGAAATGCACATCGTTACGGAGTTTGTCTGGCTTTTTAGAGGCTGCTCCTCATTGTCTGTCAGCGTTCCACCCTGTATGTCATAACCTCACCTCCTTGAATCTTAGTTATGCAGCTGAGATCCATGGCAGCCATCTCATTAAGCTTATTGAGCATTGCAAGAAGCTCCAACGGTTATGG ATACTGGATAGTATAGGTGACAAAGGGCTTGAAGTGGTAGCTTCTACATGCAAAGAGTTACAAGAGCTTAGGGTTTTTCCAACTGATTTACACGGTGGAGGCAACACAGCTGTGACCGAAGATGGTCTAGTTGCCATCTCAGCAGGCTGCCCTAAGCTTCACTCTATTCTCTACTTCTGCCAGCAGATGACAAACGCAGCGCTCATAACCGTTGCCAGGAACTGTCCCAATTTCATCCGGTTCAGACTCTGCATCCTCGAGCCTCACAAACCCGACCACGTCACATCTCAACCTCTAGACGAAGGCTTTGGAGCAATCGTGCAAGCATGCAAGAACCTGAAACGCCTTTCAGTCTCGGGTCTCCTCACAGACCAAGTCTTCCTCTACATTGGGATGTTTGCTACTCAGCTTGAGATGCTCTCTATAGCTTTTGCTGGGGATACGGACAAAGGCATGTTGTACGTGTTGAATGGTTGCAAAAagatgaggaagctagagaTTAGGGATAGTCCGTTTGGGGACGCGGCGCTTCTTGCTGATGTGAACAAGTATGAAACAATGCGATCCCTTTGGATGTCGTCATGCGAAGTCACTCTTGGGGGATGCAAAAGGCTTGCACGGAAAGCGCCATGGCTCAATGTAGAGATCATTAACGAGAACGATAATAACCGGATGGAGGAGAATGGATATGAGGGAAGACAGAAGGTGGATAATAAACTGTATCTGTACCGGACTGTGGTTGGGACAAGGGTTGATGCGCCGCCATTTGTGTGGattctctag
- the LOC106347728 gene encoding uncharacterized protein LOC106347728, giving the protein MEMRMRKQRSVSALVFLALISASMATSESEFPFMVVHKKASLSSIKSGVQRVFVTVDIYNQGSSSAYDVNLVDDTWNSNLFEIVSGNTSKSWAKLDVGQVLSHSFELKSKTKGLFYGSPAVVTFRVPSKGVLQAYSTPILPLDVLAETIPEKKLDLAKRLVGRFGPQVSVLSIIVTYMYLMVTPSKGSKKKR; this is encoded by the exons atggagatgagaATGAGGAAGCAGCGTTCTGTGTCGGCTCTTGTATTCCTTGCATTGATTTCGGCTTCAATGGCAACCTCGGAATCGGAGTTCCCTTTCATGGTGGTTCACAAGAAGGCGTCTCTCTCTAGCATCAAATCAGGAGTCCAACGCGTCTTCGTCACCGTCGACATATACAATCAAGGATCCTC ATCAGCATATGATGTAAATTTGGTAGATGATACCTGGAATTCAAATCTATTTGAAATTGTTAGTGGCAACACTTCAAAGTCATGGGCAAAGCTTGACGT TGGTCAAGTTCTGTCACATTCATTTGAGTTGAAGAGTAAAACAAAGGGTCTCTTCTATGGTTCACCAGCTGTTGTTACTTTCCGTGTCCCATCTAAGGGTGTTCTTcag GCGTATTCAACTCCAATATTGCCTCTAGATGTACTAGCAGAGACCATCCCTgaaaagaagcttgatttg GCAAAG aGATTGGTGGGTAGATTTGGACCTCAAGTCTCAGTGCTTTCGATTATTGTGACGTATATGTATTTGATGGTAACTCCATCAAAGGGAAGCAAGAAGAAGCGTTGA
- the LOC106347729 gene encoding phytyl ester synthase 2, chloroplastic — protein MEATLLGTVFGLSPVSSERVVGNAVFPSSKSKPRRQTHRVTAINSVASKTHVGVRRIQKNEDGAKVVKLVENPYSGAETASPDLRKCLSDFLEEARDFVGGDDGPPRWFSPLECAAQAKGSPLLLFIPGIDGTGLGLIRHHKKLGVVFDVWCLHIPVRDRTPAKDLVKLIERTVKSENHRFPNRPIYLVGESIGACLALDVAARNPNIDLALILANPATHVNNLMSQPLVGMLNVLPYGVPTLLEEIFGFKQGDPLTAMLDALTNEFAVHQIGGAGGGILRDFFTVSANLPTLSRIFPKDTLLWKLELLKSAVASANSHIYAVRAVTLILLSGRDQWLLNEEDIDRYSHTLPKCNVRKLKDKGHFLFFEDGVDLVSIIKCTCFYRRGKSHDHLSDYIMPTRYELKQQLDDHKLLIDATSPVYLSTLDDGKMVRGLEGIPSEGPVLYVGYHMLLGLELGPMVIQFLKERNIHLRGLAHPMLFLNGKDALADTQMFDKYKIMGGVPVSNFNIFKLLRSKSHVLLYPGGVREALHNKGEEYKLFWPEQPEFVRVASRFGAKIIPFGVVGEDDICDLVLDAYDQTNIPILKDFMEETTKKAGNLREGDGTELGNQICYLPGLVPKIPGRFYFYFGKPIETAGKEQELKDKDKAQEFYLQVKSEVEQCIAYLKMKRESDPYRHLLPRMLYQASHGFSSEIPTFDL, from the exons ATGGAGGCTACACTACTTGGCACCGTCTTCGGTCTCTCTCCCGTCTCCTCAGAAAGAGTCGTCGGCAACGCTGTTTTCCCCAGTTCGAAGTCAAAACCACGGCGACAAACGCATCGAGTCACCGCCATTAACTCGGTAGCATCTAAGACTCATGTAGGTGTTCGAAGGATACAAAAGAATGAAGACGGAGCGAAGGTAGTAAAGCTGGTGGAGAATCCGTATTCGGGAGCGGAGACGGCGAGTCCCGATCTGCGGAAGTGCTTGTCGGACTTCTTGGAGGAAGCGAGAGACTTCGTCGGAGGTGATGATGGTCCGCCTCGTTGGTTCTCACCGTTGGAGTGTGCAGCTCAGGCTAAAGGCTCTCCTCTACTCCTTTTCATACCTG GTATTGATGGTACTGGACTTGGGCTCATTCGGCACCACAAGAAACTTGGAGT GGTTTTTGATGTATGGTGCCTTCACATTCCAGTTAGGGACCGTACTCCTGCTAAAG ACTTGGTGAAGCTTATTGAGAGGACAGTTAAGTCAGAGAACCATCGTTTCCCAAACAGACCTATATACTTAGTTGGTGAATCTATTGGAGCGTGTCTTGCGTTAGATGTTGCAGCTAGGAATCCCAACATCGATCTTGCTCTCATCTTGGCTAATCCAG CCACACATGTCAACAACCTCATGTCACAACCTCTAGTGGGAATGCTGAATGTTTTACCATATGGTGTGCCCACACTACTGGAAGAAATATTTGGTTTTAAGCAAG GCGACCCACTGACTGCAATGTTAGACGCTTTGACGAATGAGTTTGCTGTCCATCAAATTGGTGGAGCTGGAGGAGGGATACTAAGAGATTTTTTTACAGTTTCAGCTAATCTTCCT ACTTTGAGTAGGATCTTCCCTAAGGACACACTTCTTTGGAAGCTGGAACTGCTTAAGTCTGCTGTTGCATCTGCAAATTCTCACATATACGCGGTCAGAGCTGTAACACTGATACTTCTCAG TGGACGTGATCAATGGCTGTTGAATGAAGAAGACATTGACAGATACTCTCACACATTGCCAAAATGTAATGTCCGTAAGCTTAAAGACAAAGGGCACTTTCTCTTTTTT GAGGACGGTGTAGATCTGGTTTCTATCATCAAGTGTACTTGTTTTTATCGCCGTGGGAAGTCTCATGATCACCTTTCAGATTACATTATGCCTACCAGATATGAGTTAAAGCAACAACTAGACGACCACAA ACTCTTAATAGATGCTACTTCACCTGTATATCTGTCAACACTAGACGATGGTAAAATGGTGAGGGGCCTTGAAGGTATACCTTCAGAAGGACCTGTACTGTACGTTGGCTATCACATGTTATTAGGACTTGAGCTAGGTCCAATGGTAATTCAATTCCTGAAAGAGAGAAACATTCACTTGCGCGGTTTGGCACATCCAATGCTTTTTCTAAACGGCAAAGATGCGTTAGCGGACACACAGATGTTTGATAAATATAAGATAATGGGTGGAGTTCCTGTCTCTAACTTCAATATCTTCAAACTACTGCGTTCAAAGTCTCATGTGCTTTTGTATCCTGGTGGTGTCCGTGAAGCTTTGCATAACAAG GGTGAAGAATACAAGTTGTTCTGGCCGGAGCAACCAGAGTTTGTGAGAGTTGCATCTAGATTTGGAGCCAAAATCATTCCATTtggtgttgttggagaagacGACATCTGCGAT CTTGTCCTTGATGCCTATGATCAAACGAACATCCCTATCTTAAAGGATTTTATGGAAGAAACAACAAAGAAAGCTGGAAACTTAAG GGAAGGAGATGGGACCGAACTTGGAAACCAGATATGCTATCTCCCAGGACTTGTACCTAAGATCCCTGGGCGGTTCTACTTTTACTTTGGGAAACCAATTGAAACAGCAG GCAAGGAACAAGAGCTAAAAGACAAAGACAAGGCTCAAGAGTTTTACTTGCAAGTCAAGTCTGAGGTTGAACAATGCATTGCCTACTTGAAAATGAAGAGAGAGAGTGATCCCTACAGACACTTGTTGCCAAGGATGTTGTATCAGGCTTCACATGGTTTCTCTTCTGAAATTCCGACGTTTGATCTCTGA
- the LOC106347730 gene encoding phytyl ester synthase 2, chloroplastic-like, producing the protein MSFSRVSKTIIVFKKEILTFIFRALSWLLAWMMHLSFSLTLSRNKETVITSISRPFSPMEVKLLSSVFGLSPVSSERVVGNAVLPISKSNPRRQTNRVTAINSVASKTHVGVQRIIKYENGAATIAKVVENPYLKAETASPDLHKSLLDFLEEARDFVGDDDGPPRWFSPLECAAQAQGSPLLLFIPGIDGTGLGLIRHHKKLGEVFDVWCLHIPVRDRTPAKDLVKLIERTVRSEKYRFPNRPIYLVGESIGACLALDVAARNPDIDLLLILANLATHVNYFMSQPLVGMLNVLPDGVPTLLEEIFGFKHGDPLTGMIDALMNELAVHQMSGVGGGILKDLFAISTHLPTLSRLFPKDTLLWKVELLKSAVTSANAHIYAVRAETLILLSGRDQWLLKEEDINRYSITLPKCIVRKLKDNGHFLFFEEGVDLVNIIKCTNLYRRGKSHDHLSDYIMPTRYELKKQLDDHKLLIDATSPVYLSTLEDGKIVRGFEGLPSEGPVLYVGYHMLLGLELGPMITQVLKERNIHLRGMAHPMLFINSEVTFVDTQMLDKYKILGGVPVSNFNIYKLLQAKSHVLLYPGGIREALHRKGEEYKLFWPEQQEFVRVASKFGAKIVPFGVVGEDDICKLVLDGDDQRNIPILKQFMEEATKQAGNLREGDETELGNQDCYLPGLLPKIPGRFYYYFGKPIETEGKEQELRDKEKAQEFYLQVKSEVEQCIAYLKMKREGDPYRHLLPRMMYQASHGFSSEIPTFDL; encoded by the exons ATGTCATTTTCTCGCGTATCCAAAACAATTattgttttcaaaaaagaaatattaacgTTTATTTTCCGCGCACTTTCTTGGCTCTTAGCATGGATGATGCATTTGTCCTTCTCGCTCACGCTTTCAAGAAATAAAGAAACGGTAATTACATCGATCTCTCGACCTTTCTCTCCAATGGAGGTTAAACTACTTAGCTCCGTCTTCGGGCTCTCTCCTGTCTCGTCAGAAAGAGTGGTCGGCAACGCTGTTCTCCCCATTTCGAAGTCAAACCCACGAAGACAAACGAATCGAGTCACGGCCATTAACTCCGTAGCATCGAAGACTCATGTAGGTGTCCAACGGATAATAAAGTATGAAAACGGAGCAGCGACGATCGCGAAGGTGGTGGAGAATCCGTATTTGAAAGCGGAGACGGCGAGTCCCGATCTGCATAAGAGCTTGTTGGACTTCTTGGAGGAAGCAAGAGACTTCGTGGGAGATGATGATGGTCCACCTCGTTGGTTCTCTCCGTTGGAGTGTGCAGCTCAGGCTCAAGGCTCTCCTCTACTTCTTTTCATACCTG GTATTGATGGCACTGGACTTGGGCTCATTCGGCACCACAAGAAACTTGGGGA GGTTTTTGATGTATGGTGCCTTCACATTCCAGTCAGAGATCGTACTCCTGCTAAAG ACTTGGTGAAGCTTATTGAGAGGACAGTTAGATCAGAGAAATATCGTTTCCCAAATAGACCTATATATTTAGTTGGAGAATCTATTGGAGCGTGTCTTGCGTTAGATGTTGCAGCTAGGAATCCCGACATCGATCTTCTTCTGATATTGGCTAATCTAG CCACTCATGTCAACTACTTCATGTCGCAACCTCTAGTGGGAATGCTGAATGTTTTACCAGATGGAGTTCCCACACTACTGGAAGAAATATTTGGTTTTAAGCATG GCGATCCATTGACTGGAATGATAGACGCTCTAATGAATGAACTTGCTGTCCATCAAATGAGTGGAGTTGGTGGAGGGATACTAAAAGATCTCTTTGCAATTTCTACTCATCTTCCT ACTTTGAGTAGGCTCTTCCCAAAGGACACACTTCTCTGGAAGGTGGAATTACTTAAGTCTGCTGTTACATCTGCGAATGCTCACATATACGCGGTCAGAGCTGAAACACTGATACTTCTCAG TGGACGAGATCAATGGCTTCTGAAGGAGGAAGACATCAACAGATACTCGATAACATTGCCAAAATGTATTGTCCGTAAGCTTAAAGACAATGGgcactttctttttttt GAGGAAGGTGTAGATCTGGTTAATATCATCAAGTGCACTAACTTGTATCGACGTGGGAAGTCTCATGATCACCTTTCAGATTACATTATGCCTACCAGATATGAGTTAAAGAAACAACTAGACGACCACAA ACTTCTGATAGATGCTACTTCCCCTGTATATCTGTCAACATTAGAAGACGGTAAAATTGTGAGGGGATTTGAAGGTTTACCTTCAGAAGGACCTGTACTGTACGTTGGCTATCACATGTTATTAGGACTTGAGCTAGGTCCAATGATAACTCAAGttttgaaagaaagaaacattcACTTGCGCGGTATGGCACATCCAATGCTGTTTATAAACAGCGAAGTCACGTTTGTGGACACACAGATGCTTgacaaatacaaaatattgggTGGAGTTCCTGTCTCCAACTTCAATATCTACAAACTACTGCAAGCAAAGTCTCATGTGCTTTTGTATCCTGGTGGTATCCGTGAAGCTTTGCATAGAAAG GGTGAAGAATACAAGTTGTTCTGGCCAGAGCAACAAGAGTTTGTGAGAGTTGCATCTAAATTTGGAGCAAAGATTGTCCCATTTGGTGTTGTTGGTGAAGATGATATCTGCAAG CTTGTCCTGGATGGCGATGATCAAAGGAACATTCCTATCCTAAAGCAATTTATGGAAGAAGCAACAAAGCAAGCTGGAAACTTAAG GGAAGGAGATGAGACTGAACTAGGAAACCAGGACTGCTATCTCCCAGGACTTCTACCTAAGATTCCTGGGCGGTTCTACTACTACTTTGGAAAACCAATAGAAACAGAAG GCAAGGAACAAGAGCTAAGAGACAAAGAGAAGGCTCAAGAGTTTTACTTGCAAGTCAAGTCTGAGGTTGAACAATGCATTGCATACTTGAAAATGAAAAGAGAGGGTGATCCCTACAGACACTTGTTGCCAAGGATGATGTATCAGGCTTCACATGGTTTTTCTTCTGAAATTCCGACGTTTGATCTCTGA